Genomic DNA from Pirellulales bacterium:
CGGCCTTCGGCCACCTTCTCCCCCTGCTGCGCTTCGCTGCGCGGGGGCGAAGGCTGAGCTTGACTCGCGCGTTGCTCGGCATGCCCACGGCTGCGCCGTGGAGCATGGCACACCGGCGCAAGGGAGGAAGGAGGAGCCGCAGAGGCGCGAAGACGCAGCGGGGGAACAGGGGAGTTGTTCTCACGCCAAGCTTGCCGCTGAACGATCAGGTATAGCGGACGCCTTGGTGTTCTGGCTCGAAGAAGGCGGGGAGCAAGGCGTCGACGCGCAAGAGACCGTCGCGGGTGAGGGTGATCTGATCGCCGTCGATCTGCGCCCAGCCGTCGGTCGCGTATTTTTGCCAGACGTCGCGCCAGTCGGACACGATCTCGGCGGAGTATTTTTGGCGGAAGTAGCCCGCGTCGAGTTGGCCTGTTTTGAGTTGCAAGACCATCTCGCGAATGAGCATTTGATGCGGGGTGGGGCGCAGGCCGCGGGCCAGCGGCAACTGGCCGGCGTCGAGGGCGGCGATGTACTGCGCCCAGTCGGGGTGGTTTTGGTAATGCACGCCGGAGGCATGGCCAAAGCTGGCGACGCCGGTGGCCAACAGGTCGGAGCCGCGCCAGAGATTGTCTCGATAGCTGAAGTTGACGCGATGCTTGTCGCGCACCAGGGTGTAAGCGCTGGAGACAGAGTAGCCGGCGGCGCCGAGCGCGTCGTAGGCCTCGCTCATCCAGCGGCGCTTGGTGGCCCAGTCGGCGATGGGGCTTTGGCCGCCGTGCAGGATGTCTTGCGAGATGACAGTGTTGAAGGGGAGTTCCATTTGATAGATGGTGACGCTGTCGGGGGCGAGCTCGACGGTGCGCTCCAGGCACATGCGCCAATTGGCGTCGGTCTCGCCGACCATGCCGGCGATGAGGTCGATGTTGGTGTTGACAAAGCCGATGTCGCGGATCCAGTCCCAGGCGCGGAAGATCTCGGCCGCTTGATGCGCGCGGCCGTTGGCTTCCAGCACGGCCTCGCCAAAGTTCTCTACGCCGAGGCTAATGCGGGTGATGCCCAGCTCTTTGAGCGTTTCCAGCTTGGGGCGCGAGAGGGTGCCGGGCTCGCACTCGAAGGTGACCTCTTCGGCCTGGTCCCAGTTGATGTTGGCGCGGAGGCGATCGACGAGGCTGGTGAGTTGTTTGCCGCTCAAGAACGACGGTGTGCCGCCGCCGAAATAGACGAAGCGGAAGGGGCGACCGCCCATAACCGGGAGTTGGCTGACGAGCTCGATTTCGCGCGAGAGAGCGGCGACATAGGTCTCGACGTCGCCGGCGGTCTTATCGGTGTAGACGCGAAAGTAGCAGAACTTGCAGCGCTTGCGACAAAAGGGGATATGCAGATAGAGACCGAGCGGAACAGCGGCCGGCGGCGACTGGAGCGCGGCGCGGACCTGCGGCAGCGCCTCGGGGCCCCACTGCGAGAAGGGAGGATAGTTGGCGATGAAGTAGCTGCCGACCTCGGTGTTTTTTTGCGTGTCTGTGGCCATGTCGGCATCCTCCCGCGGGTTGGCTAACGGCGTGTGTGTTGCTGGGCGCAAGACCTCGTCGAGTCGTGAATTCAGCAGTGGTTTGAATTTGGATTGGTTGGCGGGCCCTAGGCGGTTACTTCTGGCCGAAGCAGTAAACGAAGCCGTCTTCGCTGGCGATGACCAGCTTGCCGGCCGCCACCGCGGCGCCGCCGGAGAAGCCTCCGCCCGCTTCATACTCCCATTCTGGTTGGCCGCTGTCGACATTCAAACCGTAAATGCGCCCATCGGCCGAACCGACATAGGCGCGCTGGCCGACGATGACGGGCGAGGCGTCGACGCGTCCCTTGGTGACGAATCGCCAGCGCTCTTCGCCGCTGGCGCGATCGAGGGCGTGGACGACTTTGTCTCGTCCGCCGACGATCACCAGTTGCGGCGCGAGGGCCGCGGAGGAGCGAAACGGCATGCGTTTTTTGGGGTCGCGATATTTCCAGACGACTTGGGGATTTTGCCAGTTGATGCAGAGGACGGTTTCGCCCTCGGTGCCGAAGTAGACAAAGTCTCCACCGACGGCGGGCGCGGCGCCGGTGGGCGCCTCGATATCGACGCTGGCGACTTCCGTGCCGGTGGTGAGGTCGACGATGTGGAACTTGCTGTCGCAGCCAGCGACGAAGGAGCGATCGCCGACGACGGTGGGAAAGCAGCGGATTTGATCGTCGATGGCGAAGCGCCAGACCTCTTTGCCCGATTCGGCGTCGAGGCAGTAGAGATGCGAATCTTGCGAACCGAAGAGGACGTTGGCGCCGTGGAAGTTGGCTCCGGAGTTGATCTCGGCCTGCGAGGCAAAGCCCCAGAGCAGATCGCCGGTGGCGGCGCTGACGCAGTGGAACTTGCCCTCGGCGTCGCCGATGTAGAGTTTGCTGTTTTTGAGCGCGGGGGAGGCGTAGAAGCCAAGCTCGCTATGGTACTTCCACTTTTCGGCGCCATCGGCGAGGTTGAGCGCGTAGAGATAGCCGTTGAGGCAACCGATGTAGACCGTGCCATCGACGATGATGGGGCTGGTTTCGAAGGCGCCATCGGGCGCGGTGAACTTCCACAGCAGATCGGGCTTGTCGGGCAGTTGGCTGACGGCAACACCGGTGGCCAGTGGTGAACCGCGCCCCATGGGCCAGGCCTCGGCGCTGGGCCAGAGTGCGGGATCGGTGACGATTTCTTCTGGTGGCGCGGCCGGCGGGTCGTGCGGAATGTCGGTGGCAGCGGTGGCGACCTCGCCAGTCGCCGTTTCGGCAGATGGCTCGCTAGTTGTGGGTTCGTGGACGGTCGTCGCCGGCGCAGAAGGTTCGCTAGATTGGTTGGCGGCTGGCGGCGATTGGCCGCAGCCGGAGAGAATGACCAGTGCCGCTAATAGCGGCGCCACGATGCAGCCAGCGCGACGCGCGATCATAGGGCCCCCCGGTAAAGCTCGCGTAGTTCGGCGATGCCGACTGCGCGGGGATTGAAGCCGGCTGTCCACTGCCTGGCGGCGGCGGCGGCCAGGTCGTCGAGGCGCGATTCGTCGATGCCGAGCGCGCCTAAGCGCGTGGGGAGCGCGGCGGAGTCGACCAGGCTCATCAGGAAATCGGCGAGCCCGTCGGCGCCATGCTCGACGCGCGGTGCGCCGTTCTGACCGCTACTGGCGGCGAGCAGTTCTTGATACCACGTTTGGCAAGCGACGCCGTTAAATCGCACCACATGCGGCAACATGAGCGACACCGCCTGACCATGCGCGACGCCGAACTGCGCCGTGAGCGGATTGGCCAGCGCGTGCGCGGCGCCGAGCATGGAGTGCTCGATGGAGAGGCCGGCCAGCGAGGCGCCAAGCTGCATGCCGGCGCGGGCTTCGAGATCGGTGGGATCGCGCAGCACGCGGGAGAAGCTGTCTTCCAGGTGGCGCCAAGCCTCGCGGGCAAAGCAGAGCGAAAGAGGATTGCGCCGCGTGGCGACGTAGCTTTCGACCGCATGGGCGATGGCGTCCAGGCCAGTGAGCGCGGTGACGCGCGGCGGCTGCGTGAGGGTGAGCTTGGGATCGAGAATGGCCACCCGGCAGGCGGCGCGCTTGTCGCCGCAGGCCATCTTGGTGTGGGTGTCGGCGTCGGAGATGAGGGCGAACGACTGCGTTTCGCTGCCGGTGCCAGCGGTGGTGGGGACGGCGATCATCGGGAGCATGGGGCCGGTGGCCTTGCCGACTCCCCAATAGTCCTGCATGCGGCCGCCGCAGGAATAGAGAAAGTTGATTCCCTTGGCGCAGTCCATCGAGCTGCCGCCGCCCAGCCCAACCAGCAGCGTGGGCTGGAACTGCCGGGCGAGTTGGGCGCCGGTTTCGACATCGAGGGTGGAGGGGTTTTCGTGGACTTGGGCAAAGACCTCGGCGGCGATGCCGGCCGCGGCGAGGGCCGCGAGCGAGTGATTGGCATGCCCCGCGGCGACGAGCCCGGCATCGGTGACGACCAAGGCGCGGCCGCCGCCAAGCTGTTGCGCCAGTTGCCCCAGTTCGTCGACCTTGTCTGGCCCGAAGACGATGCGCGTCGTCGGTTGAAAGTCGAAGGGGGTGAAAGTCATGCTGCGAGCCGGTGGGGTGGACGCGCGCGACTAGCTTGCCAGCGTGGCGAGCCGGTCGGCGGGGACTTGGAAGGCGCGGGCGCGGAACAGGAACTCGACGATGTTTCCTTCGTGGGGCTGGAGCCAGTCGAGTTTGATGGTGGGAATGGCCCCGATATTGAGGCGGTCGATGTGGGTGGCGTCTGTCAGGGCGCGTTGCAACTTGGGATCGTCGGTGATGCCGGTGCAGACCAGCGTGGGACCGATGGATTGGAGCATTTTGTCTTGTGGGCACTCGACCACGCTGACAAACGGGAACATATATTCGGCCTTGGCGAGCGCCGGCTCTGGCGACGCGCAATGCACAACTGTGGGACGCAGGTAGGCGGCGCGCTCCAGTTCGACCAGGCGCGGGCCGTACTTTTCGGTCATGTGGGTGACGCCTGATTCTTTGAAGCCGGCTTCGATCGACTTCCAAATAGCGGCGGCCGAGCCAGGGATGGTGAAGGCGGCCAAGGCGGCCTGGGGATCGTCGGGCGGTTTGACCTCGACGGGGCCGATCTTTTCGGCCAGCGCTTGGGCGATTTCCTTGGTGTGGCGCGAGGCCCAGACGGCGGAGCAGTTAATGCAGCCACGGCCGCTGTTGAGATAGACGCTGTCGGCCATCAAGTCGATGTATTCTTCCCAGCGGTCGACCACGTCGTCGCCGAGGAGAATCTTGCTGAAGCCGGGGCCATGCACCTGCACGCGGGGGTTGCCTTTGTAGCGTTCGACGGTGGGGGCGCCGCCGAAGATCATGCAGCGCTCAGCGGACGACAGGACCGCCGCGCCGACATCGGCGCCGCCGGGATAGATTGAGATGGCCTCACGCGGGATGCCCGCCTCGGTGAAGGCGGCGGTCATGCGGTACGGAGTCCACGGTTCTTGCGGGCCGGGCTTGAGCACCAGGCCGATTTGCATGGGAATGACGGGCAGCCAAAGGGTATGCACGCCAGGGGAGTTGGAGGGGAGCACCAGACCCAGCACCGGCGACTGCGCTTGGTAGCTGACGACGACGCCGCGCTGTTCGACACCGTAGCCGCTGGTGAGGATCGACAGGTCGAGGCCGCGGGTGAGGGCATCGAGCACTTGATCCATGTGGCTCAAGACGAAGTGGTTCTTGGTCATGTTCGCCTTGGCCATGTGCACCGGCAGGCCGGTGGTGGCCGATTGCATGCGGGCGAACTCGTCGGGCGACTGCATGCCCGTGCCGACGGGGAGCGTGCCACTTAGGTAGAGATCGGCGGCCTTGCGGATGCGGCCGATCAGTTCGTCGCAGGGGATGTCGCGGAGCACGTCGCGGGCGCGCTGCGCTTGGCGCATGTCGCGCTGCACCAGCCCGGCGTTGGCCTGATGCACCTTGGCCAGCGGCTCGCCAGTGAGGAAGTGCAGGACATCCTCTTTTTCGAGCGACTCGTAGGGTTTGCCCCAGCGGAGAACAGGAATTTCGAGCACGCTAGATCATCTCCGGTTGCGAGGAATTCCGCAGGCAGCGCCGACAGCAAGACGTTCAATATACGCCGACGGTTGTGGCTTCGGCCAGTTCGTGAAACGGACGCACGCCGCTGATGCCGTCCCAAGGATATTTGGCGTACGGCTGCTCTCGTTCTCCCTCGTCGCGCTCCAAAAAACCGGGGACGAAGAATTCTTTGGTGAGCGTGGTGAGTTTGACGCGGCCCGTCTGGCCATAACCGACCGACTGGTGGTAGTTGTCGAACTCGACCACCTCGATCACGGCGCGTGGTTGCGGAGCGTAGTAGGTGATCTTGTAGCCATCTTCGGCGCGGACGGGGCGCGAGCAAGCCAGACCCATCAGGGTGTTGCCATAGGTGGGAGTCATATAGACGCCGTCGAGCAGTTCCTCGCAGGCAAAGCGGGTCCACTGTGGCGTAAACTCGGTGCCGCCGGAAAAGATGCCGGTGATGCCGCTCTCTTTGATCGACGAGCCACGGGCCTCGAGCGCGGTGGCGAGCGATTCGAGCAGCTTGGGAGTGGTGAACATGCAGCGGATGTCGTGGCCCGCGCCGAGCACGCTAATGGCCTGATCGATCACGTGTTGCTTATAGGCTTCGAGGTGCTCCATCCAACCTTTTTTGATGAGCTTGATGACCCAGCGCGGATCGAGATCGACGCAAAAGCAGATGCCGCCGCGATGCTGCGCCAAGTGTTCGACCGCCAAGCGCAGACGGCGCGGACCGGAGGGGCCAAGCATCAGCCAATTGGCGCCGCGCGGAAAATATTGCTCGGGGAGCGTGTCGCTGAACAACTCGTAGTCGGTGCGGAAATCGTCGATGCTGATACGGCTTTTGGGGATGCCGGTGGTGCCGCCGGTTTCAAAGACATAGACCGGTTTTTTGGCGAGTCCCTGAGGAACCCAGCGACGGACTGGCCCGCCGCGGAGCCACTCGTCTTGAAACTCGGGGAATTTTTTCAGGTCGTCGTAAGTTTTGACTTCTTTCAGAGGATCGAACTTTAGCTCCTTGGACTTTTCCAACCAGAAGGGGCAGCCGCTCGACGGATGAAAGTGCCACTGCACGGTTTCGTAGGCGTGGGCGTCGAGCTTTTGGCGAGCGGCGCGGATGTCTTCTGGCGTGGCGGCAGCGGTGGCGTCGGTGGGGCTCATGCGGGTATTTCCCAGTCGAGTACAAGTGCGGGCGGAGACGGCCGGGGCAATGCGAGGCGAGCGTGGCAGGGCAGGGCCGGCGGGCAAATCTGGGGGGCGATTTTCCAACAGCGAAAATACCGCATCTTGCGGCGCGCGACAACCGCCTGCGGCGCGGCGCGAAGCAGCGTAGAATGGGCCGCTACTGTCAATGCGGACGAGGAAAGCGAGCGGCCATGGCGACGGCATATCCGACCCAGCTTGAGCGTGCGGCGGGGGGCAAGCTTTTGATTCAGTGGAGCGACGGAGCGCGGCGCGAGTACACGGTGCGCGAGTTGCGCGAGGCGTGTCCTTGCGCGACGTGCCGCGAGAAGCGGGACGCGCCCCCTCAGCCGGCGGGGCTGTTGCCGGTGCTTTCGGCCGCCGAGGCGCGACCGCTGGAGCTATTGGGGATGAAGCCGGTGGGCAACTATGCCTACGCGATCGAGTTCAGCGACGGGCACGACACGGGGATCTACACGTTTGAACTGTTGGGGCGGCTAGGGGCCGCTGCCTAGTCGCCGGCCAGCGCATGGCGGCCGCCGCGCGACGCCCGCGACTTCCTTATATAGATGTCACTTCCTGGGATGAGCCGCATGCGATACGGGTTGATTGTGTTGATGCTTGGCATTGCCTTCGCGCCGTGCTGTGCCGCGGCCGATGACCCGCCCGACACGCAGCGCGACGCGCCGGCGCTATCGAAGGCGGAGGAGGTTGCTCGGGCGGTGCGCGTGCCGGTGGGTTTTCGGGTGAGCGTGTTCGCCAGCGAGCCGCTGGTACGACAACCGATTGCCATGACGACCGACGCGCGGGGGCGATTATGGGTAGCTGAGAATTACACCTACGCGGTGGCGCCGACGCCGGAACTGGAGGCGGTGCGCGACCGGATCATTTGCTTGGCCGACACCGACCACGACGGACGGGCCGACGAGCGCACGGTGTTTTGGGACGACGCGAGGGAACTGACGAGCATTGAGATTGGCGCGGGGGGATTGTGGGCGCTTTGTCCGCCGCGACTGTTGTTCTTGCCCGATCGCGACGGCGACGACCGGATTGATGGTCCGCCGCAGACGGTGCTGGAGGGCTTTGATCTGACGCCGGCCAACCGGCACAACTTTGCCAACGGCCTGAAGTGGGGCCCCGATGGCTGGTTGTATGGGCGCAACGGCATTACGCATGTGGGACACGTTGGCGCGCCGGGGGCGGAGGCAGGCGAGCGCGTCGAGATTGGGCCGGGCATCTGGCGGTTTCATCCGCAGACGCGCCAGATTGAGATGGTCGCCAACGGCACGACCAACCCCTGGGGGCACGACTGGGATCGGCATGGCGAGTTGTTCTTCATCAACACGGTGATTGGCCACCTTTGGCACGCCGTGCCGGGGGCGCATTTTCGGCGGATGTTTGGCGCCGACTCAAACCCATACGTGTATCAATTGATTGAGCAGACGGCGGACCATTTTCATTGGGACACCGCCGAGAAGTGGAACGATATTCGGCACGGAGTGACCGGCAGCACCGACCAAGCGGGAGGCGGGCACGCGCATTCGGGGCTGTTGATCTATCAGGGAAATCAATGGCCGGCGCCGCACCGCGGGGCGGTGCTGACGATCAACCTGCACGGACGGCGATTGAATGTCGATCATCTGGAGCGCGCGGGGGCGAGTTACGTGGCTCATCATGGCCAAGATCAATTCTTTTGGTCCGATCCTTGGTTTCGTGGGATCGAACTGTTGGCGGGCCCCGACGGCGGAGTATATGTGGCGGATTGGACCGACGTGGGAGAGTGTCATGAGTTAGATGGCGTCCACCGTAGCTCGGGCAGGATTTTCAAGATTGACTACGGGACGCACGAGCGAGCGGCAGCGGCCGATTTGGCGCGGCTGGACAATCTGGCGCTGGTCGAACTATTGAAGCATGAGAATGTGTGGTTCGCACGACAGGCGCAGCGACTGTTGACCGAACGGGCGGCGGCGGGGGGAGATTTTCAAAAGACCGTGCAGGCGCTGCGGCGATTGTTCGATGAACAGCAGGACGTGGCGCTGCAGTTACGCGCGATGTGGACGCTGTACACCTGCGGAGCGGCGCCCGAGGGCTGGCTGATGGAGCAGTTGGCGCACGTCGATGAGCATGTGCGGACGTGGGGCGTGCGACTGCTGGTCGATCGCGGTGCGGCGTCTGATGGGGCTATCGAGCGATTGGCCCAACTGGCGAAAGAGGAGCAGTCTGGGCTGGTGTTGTTGTATCTGGCGTCGGCATTGCAAAAACTGCCGGCGGAGCAGCGACTGGCGATCGCAGGCAGTTTGGCCGCACATGAGGAGTTGGCGGACGATCGGGAGTTTCCGCTATTGCTCTGGTATGGCTGCGAAGCGGCGACACCGTTGTTTCCGGCGCAGGCGGTGAAGCTGGCCGTGGGCGCCGAGATACCGCTTTTGCGCCGATTCATCGCGCGGCGATTGACGCAGGAGGCCGATCGCGCGCCGACGGGGTTGGCCGCGCTATTAGAAGCGGCGCGCGCAAGTAACGACGCCGCGGTGCGGCGCGACCTGGTGGCTGGCATGGCCGAAGGGTTGCGCGGGCGCCGGCGTGCGCCACAGCCGGAGAACTGGCAGGCGGTGGCGAGCGCCTTGGAAGCTGACGGCGACGCGGAACTGCGACAACGGCTACGCGAGATGGCGGTGGTGTTTGGCGATGGCGTCGCGCTGGACGAACTAAAGAAGTTAGCGGCCAGTGCTGAGGCCGATCTGGACACGCGGCGCTCGGCCGTGGAGGCATTGGCCGAAGCGCGGGCGGAAGGTTGCGAGGCGATCTTTGAGGCGCTGTTGGGCGACGGCGACCTGGCGGCCAGCGCGGTGCGCGGGCTGGCATCGTTCGACAACCCGGCCGCGGCGGAGTTGATCGTGCGGCGCTTTCCTGGCTTGATACCTACGGCGCAAGACGCCGCGCTGGAAACACTGATCGCGCGACCGACATCGGCCTTGGCGCTATTGCGGGCGATCGAGGGCGGCGCCATCTCGCGCGACTTTGTTTCGATTTTTCAGGTGCGGCAGATGCAGGCGTTCGAGCAGCCGGAGATTCAAGACAAGCTGCGGGCGGTCTGGCCAGAATTGCGGCCGATATCGGCCGACAAGCAGGCGCGAATCGCCGAGGTGCGCGGACGGCTTACGCCCGAGTCGCTGGGGCAGGCCAAGGCCGGTCGCGGGCGAAGGCTGTGGGACAAATCGTGCGCCAAATGTCACACGCTATTTGGCGAAGGAGGCAAGATCGGACCTGACCTGACGGGGGCTCAGCGTTCGAACCTGGCGTACTTGTTGGAGAACGTGATCGACCCCAGCGCCACGTTGGCGCCGGGCTTTCGCATGTCGACCCTGGCGCTGACCGACGGGCGAGTGATCCAAGGGGTGATCTTGAGCAAGACCGAGGCGACTTGGGAGGTGCAGACGCCGACCGACAAGCTATCGATCGACGTGAACGACATTGACGAAACAGCCGACTCGACGCAGTCGCTGATGCCCGAGGGGCTAGTGGACTTGCTCGCGCCGGAGGAGATTCGCGATTTGGTGGCGTATTTGATGTCGCAGAGCCAGGTGATGGCGGCAGAGTAGCGCCTGGATTGTCTGTCCGTCCCTCCGAAGAAAGCACTCCGATGCAGCAAATGACTGTGGCCGCCGTAGTGGCGCTTTTGACATCGTTGTTCGCATCGCTCTGCAGCGCGGCGGGGGAACCGAAACCTCGCGCGGTGGAGCGGGCCGCAGTGACGCGGATGCTGCCGGAGCTGCATCTGTTGGCGCCGATTTGGGACTCGACCGTGGTCTACGGCGAGAGCGTTTTGCCGATGCAGCTTACGGCCGATGGTGAGATTTCGGGGCGGCTGGGCTGGGCGGCGAGCGAGCTATTGGAGGTGCGGTCTGCGGATGGCCAGCGCAAGTTGGAGATTGGCCGCGATGCGCGGTTGTCGGCGGACGGCGGCGAGGTGATTTTTACATCGGAGAGCGCGCCGCAGTTTGTGAAGGGGAGCGACCTTTTTCCCTCGGCGGCTAGCGGCGACGGTTATGCGCATCGCGTGGGGCATCCTGAGCAAAATATGTTGTATGGGCCGGGGTCTTGGTTCCACGATCGCCAATTCGAGGTGACGTACCGGCGACGGTCGGCGCCGTGGCCCAGCGCCGTGCCGAGCTTGCAGGAAGCGGCGCTTGCGAAAACGCTGGCGCGATTGCGGGCCAAACAGCCGCTGACGATTGGTGTCTCTGGCGACAGTATCAGCGCGGGGTACAACGCCTCGGGCGTGGTGGCGGCGGCGCCTGGGCAGGCGGCCTATCCCGATCTGGTCGCCGCGCAGCTTGAAGCGACCTATGGCGGCGAGGTGAAGCTGGTCAATCGAGCGATCGCCGGGTGGAGCATCGCCAACGGGATTGACGACCTGCCACAACTCTTGGCCGATAAGCCACAACTGATCATTGTGGCTTATGGCATGAACGACGTGGGGCGCCGCGACCCGGCCTGGTTCAAGGAGCGGACGCATGCCCTGGTCGAGCAAGTACGGCAGGCCGACCCGGAAATTGAACTGATCTTGGTGGCGCCGATGATCGGCCATGGCGAATGGATTCACACGCCGCGGGAGATGTTTCCCTTGTATCGCGACGCGCTGGCCGCGCTCACCGGCAACGGCGTGGCGCTGGCCGACGTGACCGCCATTTGGGAAGCACTGTTGCGGCATAAGCACGATCTGGACCTGACGGGCAACGGGCTGAACCACCCGAACGATTTTGGGCACCGACTGTATGCGCAGACGATCTTGGCGCTGCTGGCGCCGAGAGGGGGGTAGTGGGGGGGAGGTGAGGAAGCCCGCGCTCAGCGAAGCTCATCGTCCGAAAGTGGCGGCTGGCCTGGGCCGCGGACACGTAGGATGTGGACGTTCTCACCATCGATATGGCAAATCGCTCGGTAGACTCTGCCATGCCTGGTTTTGAACAGAATCTGTCGAACTTCCAAGTCGAGATCACTGTTCTCCGGCGCGACTGGGAGCGACCCGGCCACGTCGGATAGTCGCGCAACCATTTGATCGTACGCTGCGAGCCATGCGGCGGCGCCCTGCGGCGACCGTTCAAACAGCCACGCGAAGATGCGCCGTTTGTCCCATTGAGCCTTGGTCAGTTCGAAAACTCGAAACTTCATTGATCGGCAATGCCGAAGTCCCGTCGAAGCTGTCGCGAATTTTCACCAGCGGGGGCGCCAAGTTCGCCGCGTCTCAGATCGGCGATGGCGGCGGCGATCGCGGCGACATTTGCCGCACGTTCCGCGAGGGGTGGGTTCTCAAGGCGCCAAAGGTCGAACAACTCGTCAAGAGTTGAGTCGGCATTGCCGCTGCTCAGATGGCTATGCACAAACTGCGTGAATTGCTGGAGGTCGCGTTCCGTCGTCGTCATCTACTTGCACCGTCGTTGAGTCCGGAGGCAATGGCACGTTGGCCGTTTGTCCATTATACCACGGCGAGTGCGTGTCGACGTCGGCAGAGAAGAACCCAGTCTGTGCGGAGCATATGGTTCACCGGCACGATCTGGACCTGACGGGCAACGGGCTGAACCACCCGAACGATTTTGGGCACCGACTGTATGCGCAGACGATCTTGGCGCTGCTGGTGCCGAGAGGGGACTGATGGGGGCGACTCACAGTCGCGGATCGACGGGCTCGCTTTCCAAGGCAAGCACGCCGAAAACGCACTCGTGGACCCGGCGAAGCGGCTCTTGGCGAACGAATCGCTCCAATGCCTCGACACCTAGAGCAAACTCGCGCAGCGCGAGCGATCGCTTGGGGCCAAGTCCGCGATTACGCAAACGGTGAAGATTGTGCTCCTGGTCATAGTCCGCGCCGTAGATAATGCGCAGATACTCGCGCCCGCGACATTTGAGGGCTGGTTGAACCAGTCCTTTGCGTCCTTTGAAGATAAAGTCGTGTGGCTTGACGACCATTCCTTCGCCTCCCCGTTCGGTCAAATCAGTCCACCACTTAATGGCGCGAACCTGGCTATCGGCGTCGGTCACGTCGATGACCTCAAATGGCGTGGCCAACAGCAGGTCAGTGTCTTCACGGCAGATTCGGGCCAGCGTTTCCATGTGCCAAACGTGGCTCTTGTCGGTATGCACGCGACCTTCGGTTGCCAACAGGTGAAACGGGGCCAGCTTGAGATCGTCAAGCGTTTCCACGTGCCAGCAGTATTGCCGATAGGCCGCAACAAATTTTCCGATGTTCTCGGCGCGCGCTTGAAATGCCGCGGCGACTGCTTGCGATTTTGCTTTTTCTTCGTCGTTTAGACGGACAATTGTCTGCTCCAGCTTTGCCACCGCCTGCGGCAATGAGGCTCGTCCAGCGGCCCCGGTCGCGGCGTATTGCGACCGCAATAGTTCCTGGGCCTTGGCCGACCACGGCATTAGCTCACAATCTAGGCAAATCCAGGATGTTTGAAATTCATTCCAAAATCCGGCGGCGCTGAGCGCCGATTGGACGCGAGTCAGAAATTGGCGCTCCATTTCGGCGTCGTTGAAGAACCGACGCCCTGTCCTGGTGTAGACAATGCCGATTTCATCTTCCATGACCCCAAACCGCAGTTGCGCCACCCGCTCGTCTTGGCAAACAATCACAACCGCCCGCGAGCCCATGTGCTTTTGCTGACAAACAACTTGTGGGCAGCCTTGATTGCGGAAGTACGAAAACGCGTCGGCGGGATGTTCGAGCAAGCCAGGTTCGAGCGAGGTTTCCGATGGCGACATCGTCGGCGGCAAGTAGATGAGCCATTTGGGATTGGCCGCGAACCGGCTCATCACTTCGAGCGCCGCGGTCGCATTCTCTTCGCGCACCGTCACATTGCCGCGCAATCGGGTCGAGACGAGTCGCTTACCAAGCACATCCTCGGCGTCGAGCAGGTCATCATGCTGTTGCTGGGCGGACAGCGCGGGCGCCAGTTGGTCGACGTCGAGGAATGGGCGGGTTGGCTGACAATAAGTGTGCCGGGCCGGGCAAGAAACAAGTTCCTTCTCTGGATAGCGCAGCGCCGTCAGCTTGCCGCCGAACACACAGCCCGTATCGATGTTGATTGTTCGATTGAACCACTCTGGTTCGGGCACCGGCGTGTGGCC
This window encodes:
- a CDS encoding polynucleotide kinase-phosphatase; this encodes MQIKIPKLSLVVLIGPSGSGKSTFAHKHFLPTEVLSSDRCRGLVSDDENDQAATADAFAVLHFIAAKRLALGKLTVVDATNVQPDARKPLVELARQYHCLPVAIVLNPSERICQDRNRERADRNFGPHVVAQQRSQLRRGLRQLSREGFRHVFVLETPEEIDAANIERVPLWNDRRDEHGPFDIIGDVHGCCDELESLLRQLGYQTVQSECAGQNATPAYAHPAGRKAVFVGDLVDRGPRILDTLNLVRNMVSTGAAFCVPGNHDIKLLRKLRGRQVQITHGLAETLAEIDALEVTDDERRKLCDGISDFLDGLVSHYVFDNGRLVVAHAGMKQEMQGRGSGRVRDFALYGETTGETDEFGLPVRHNWAAEYRGQAMVVYGHTPVPEPEWFNRTINIDTGCVFGGKLTALRYPEKELVSCPARHTYCQPTRPFLDVDQLAPALSAQQQHDDLLDAEDVLGKRLVSTRLRGNVTVREENATAALEVMSRFAANPKWLIYLPPTMSPSETSLEPGLLEHPADAFSYFRNQGCPQVVCQQKHMGSRAVVIVCQDERVAQLRFGVMEDEIGIVYTRTGRRFFNDAEMERQFLTRVQSALSAAGFWNEFQTSWICLDCELMPWSAKAQELLRSQYAATGAAGRASLPQAVAKLEQTIVRLNDEEKAKSQAVAAAFQARAENIGKFVAAYRQYCWHVETLDDLKLAPFHLLATEGRVHTDKSHVWHMETLARICREDTDLLLATPFEVIDVTDADSQVRAIKWWTDLTERGGEGMVVKPHDFIFKGRKGLVQPALKCRGREYLRIIYGADYDQEHNLHRLRNRGLGPKRSLALREFALGVEALERFVRQEPLRRVHECVFGVLALESEPVDPRL